A section of the Citrobacter farmeri genome encodes:
- a CDS encoding amino acid ABC transporter permease: MMPSMDWQGVLTGLPLQWILSGFLTTLWVSAAGIFLATLLAIILLALRLSGHITGRRLVAGWVSLFRNTPLLVQLLFWYFAGWNLLPRGFVDFVNAEHSWSILPGNVWWLTPEFLCSAWGLGVFTSAFLVEEIASGLQAVSDGQREAAVSQGFSPWLTFRYILLPQGLTNAWQPVVGQYLNLMKLSSLASGIGFAELTYQVRQIESYNAHALEAFAVGTVLYLFTGVALGLLLTHLGPAPRQEKKPRVRRVRFRSPQHDR; encoded by the coding sequence ATAATGCCGTCAATGGACTGGCAGGGGGTGCTCACCGGCCTTCCCCTGCAATGGATCCTCTCCGGATTTCTCACCACGCTGTGGGTCAGCGCTGCAGGCATTTTTCTCGCCACGCTGCTGGCGATTATTCTGTTGGCCCTTCGTCTTTCCGGTCATATTACGGGTCGCCGACTGGTGGCAGGCTGGGTATCGCTGTTTCGTAACACCCCACTGCTGGTACAACTGCTGTTCTGGTACTTCGCTGGCTGGAACCTGCTGCCGCGCGGTTTCGTTGATTTCGTCAACGCTGAGCATAGCTGGTCAATCTTGCCTGGCAACGTCTGGTGGTTAACGCCTGAATTTCTTTGTTCGGCATGGGGACTCGGCGTGTTTACATCGGCTTTCCTGGTTGAGGAAATCGCCTCCGGGTTACAGGCTGTCTCTGACGGACAGCGCGAAGCCGCGGTCTCACAGGGCTTCTCCCCGTGGCTGACCTTCCGCTACATCCTGTTGCCGCAGGGGTTGACCAATGCCTGGCAACCGGTAGTCGGACAGTATCTCAACCTGATGAAACTGTCGTCATTAGCCAGCGGCATTGGCTTTGCAGAACTGACCTACCAGGTTCGCCAGATTGAAAGCTATAACGCCCATGCGCTGGAAGCCTTTGCTGTCGGTACGGTGCTTTATCTGTTTACCGGCGTGGCGCTCGGCCTGCTGCTGACCCATCTGGGCCCCGCCCCCCGGCAAGAGAAAAAGCCGCGCGTTCGCCGGGTACGATTCAGGAGTCCGCAGCATGATCGCTAA
- the ydhT gene encoding protein YdhT — translation MLITREDLRSWRVGAVIYRWFLRRFPEGGNYDDVHRALSREGYLDWANSLVEYAWSLWLDEENFARQDISAMSRLARPDDSLADRQVANAGDNANLGCAGDNMKIASAGYASQIASAGYCVRIGSVGYNSHISSSGDRARLAAAGNSTRISSAGDGTRIASSGMRVRVSTLGERSHVASNGDLSQIVSFGADAKIVNSGDNVHIICNGDNAIVASTGGVDSVVLGPGGCAALAYHDGERMRFAVAVEGEEGIRAGVKYRLDDAHRFVEC, via the coding sequence ATGCTGATCACGCGAGAGGATTTGCGCAGTTGGCGGGTTGGTGCGGTGATATATCGCTGGTTTCTGCGCCGTTTTCCCGAGGGCGGTAACTACGACGATGTGCATCGGGCGTTGAGTCGCGAAGGCTATCTTGATTGGGCGAACAGTCTGGTGGAATACGCCTGGTCGCTCTGGCTGGATGAGGAAAACTTTGCCCGTCAGGATATCTCCGCCATGTCGCGACTGGCGAGGCCTGATGATTCACTGGCCGATCGGCAGGTGGCAAACGCGGGGGATAACGCGAATCTGGGCTGTGCCGGCGATAACATGAAGATCGCCAGCGCAGGCTATGCGTCGCAAATTGCCAGTGCAGGTTACTGCGTGCGCATTGGCAGCGTTGGCTATAACAGCCATATCAGCAGTTCAGGGGATCGGGCGAGGCTGGCTGCCGCCGGAAACTCTACACGCATCAGCAGTGCCGGTGACGGAACGCGGATCGCCAGCAGTGGCATGCGCGTTCGGGTGAGCACCCTGGGTGAGAGAAGCCATGTCGCCAGCAATGGCGACCTGAGCCAGATAGTGAGTTTTGGCGCAGACGCCAAAATCGTCAACAGCGGTGACAACGTACATATCATTTGCAACGGCGACAACGCAATCGTTGCCAGCACGGGGGGTGTTGATTCCGTGGTGCTGGGGCCGGGGGGCTGTGCCGCGCTGGCCTATCACGACGGTGAACGGATGCGCTTTGCCGTTGCGGTCGAAGGTGAAGAGGGGATACGCGCCGGCGTGAAATATCGACTCGACGACGCGCACCGGTTTGTTGAATGCTGA
- a CDS encoding ABC transporter substrate-binding protein, whose translation MMATKIYSSKKTILALGVMLATSFISAQVQADQLADIKAAGVVKVATFDANPPFGSVDPKTHQIVGYDVDFAQALAKSLGVKLELVATNPANRIPLLQSGKADLIVADITITPERAQVIDFSVPYFVTGQQFLVPVSSPDKLDEYSRARIGAVKGTTGEQALHQRFPQSRVLAYDDIPLAFTALRNGNVQAITQDSTILAGLLGGAPDKAQFKILPDLLSKEEIGVGVKKGETALLKAVNDELLRLETSGQASKIYDVWFGPETKNPQPRAFKIEAR comes from the coding sequence ATGATGGCAACGAAAATATACAGTTCGAAAAAAACGATCCTCGCTCTCGGGGTCATGCTAGCCACGAGCTTTATCAGCGCTCAGGTACAGGCCGACCAACTCGCCGATATCAAAGCCGCAGGGGTGGTCAAAGTCGCGACGTTTGACGCCAACCCGCCGTTTGGCTCCGTTGATCCAAAAACCCACCAGATTGTCGGTTACGATGTCGATTTTGCTCAGGCACTGGCGAAATCATTGGGTGTAAAACTGGAACTGGTCGCCACTAATCCCGCCAACCGTATCCCGCTGCTGCAGTCGGGAAAAGCCGATCTGATCGTCGCTGATATTACGATTACCCCGGAGCGCGCCCAGGTAATCGACTTCTCTGTACCCTACTTTGTCACCGGGCAGCAGTTCCTGGTGCCCGTCTCATCGCCCGATAAGCTGGATGAATACAGTCGCGCACGCATCGGTGCGGTGAAGGGAACCACCGGTGAACAGGCGTTGCATCAGCGGTTCCCGCAGTCCCGTGTTCTGGCCTACGACGATATCCCGCTGGCATTCACCGCCCTGCGTAACGGCAACGTGCAGGCTATCACTCAGGATTCCACTATTCTGGCGGGGTTGCTCGGCGGCGCACCGGACAAAGCACAGTTCAAAATCCTGCCCGATTTACTGAGCAAAGAGGAGATCGGCGTGGGCGTGAAGAAAGGCGAAACCGCCTTGCTGAAGGCGGTTAACGACGAATTGCTGAGGCTCGAAACCAGCGGGCAGGCAAGCAAAATTTATGATGTCTGGTTTGGCCCGGAAACGAAAAACCCGCAGCCGCGCGCCTTTAAAATTGAGGCCAGATAA
- a CDS encoding 4Fe-4S dicluster domain-containing protein: protein MSFTRRKFVLGMGTVIFFSGPGQTLLAKTTAGGPVRYVMIHDESRCNGCNLCTRACRKTNHVPAQGSRLSIAHIPVSDNDNETLYHYFRQSCQHCDDAPCIEVCPTGASWRDEDGIVRVDSSRCIGCSYCIGACPYQVRYLNPITKVADKCDFCAQSRLAKGFPPICVTSCPEHALLFGREDSPEIQRWLQENNYYQYQLPGAGKPHLYRRFGQHLIKKENV from the coding sequence ATGTCCTTCACTCGACGAAAATTTGTGCTTGGCATGGGTACGGTCATTTTCTTCAGCGGACCCGGTCAGACGCTGCTGGCGAAGACAACCGCTGGCGGCCCCGTTCGTTACGTCATGATTCATGATGAATCGCGATGCAACGGCTGTAACCTCTGTACCCGCGCCTGTCGCAAAACAAATCATGTTCCTGCGCAGGGGAGTCGCTTGTCGATCGCGCATATTCCCGTTTCAGATAATGACAACGAGACCCTGTATCACTACTTCCGTCAGTCCTGTCAGCACTGTGACGATGCGCCTTGCATTGAGGTTTGCCCAACCGGCGCGTCGTGGCGCGATGAGGACGGGATCGTCCGCGTCGACAGTTCACGCTGCATTGGTTGCAGTTACTGCATTGGCGCGTGTCCCTACCAGGTGCGCTACCTGAACCCGATCACCAAAGTGGCGGACAAATGCGATTTTTGCGCCCAGTCCCGGCTGGCCAAAGGTTTTCCGCCTATCTGTGTCACTTCCTGTCCTGAGCATGCGTTGTTGTTTGGTCGCGAGGACAGCCCGGAGATCCAGCGCTGGCTGCAGGAAAATAATTACTACCAGTATCAACTTCCGGGCGCGGGTAAGCCCCATCTGTATCGTCGGTTCGGTCAACATTTGATTAAAAAGGAAAATGTATGA
- a CDS encoding amino acid ABC transporter permease: protein MIANITVITDNLDYLLWGRLADGQPGGVLLTLMMALGAAALALPVGIALAAVAWRFPGIIRKGLFIWAEFIRGIPLIFVIFWMWYLLPMLTGSDLPGAATVTLALAWFTAASVMHSVYAGLNALPDGQYDAAVAQGFSPVQALRGILLPQVLRHVLPSLTGICIGLLKDTSLAFIVNVPELTTVAGQVNSREQIYPAAIFIFTGLVYYLLCYGLEKATRRRFVLR from the coding sequence ATGATCGCTAATATTACCGTGATAACCGACAACCTGGACTATCTCCTGTGGGGACGCCTTGCCGACGGCCAACCCGGCGGCGTACTGTTGACTCTGATGATGGCACTGGGGGCGGCGGCACTTGCCTTACCTGTCGGTATTGCGCTGGCTGCTGTCGCCTGGCGCTTTCCGGGCATCATCCGTAAAGGATTGTTCATCTGGGCGGAGTTCATTCGCGGGATCCCACTGATCTTCGTCATTTTCTGGATGTGGTATTTGTTGCCCATGCTTACCGGCAGCGATCTGCCAGGTGCGGCAACCGTGACGCTGGCGCTGGCCTGGTTTACCGCCGCGTCAGTCATGCATTCGGTGTACGCCGGGCTCAATGCGCTGCCCGACGGGCAGTATGATGCTGCCGTAGCCCAGGGATTTAGTCCTGTTCAGGCACTAAGAGGGATTCTGCTACCCCAGGTGTTACGCCATGTACTGCCTTCGCTGACCGGGATATGCATTGGTCTACTGAAGGACACATCGCTGGCGTTTATTGTCAACGTGCCGGAACTGACAACGGTGGCGGGACAGGTTAACAGCAGGGAACAAATTTATCCGGCAGCCATCTTTATTTTTACGGGGCTGGTCTACTATCTGCTTTGCTACGGCCTGGAGAAAGCGACCCGGCGACGATTTGTTCTGCGCTAA
- a CDS encoding amino acid ABC transporter ATP-binding protein yields MLAGLFTPSAAQAADFSQLHQARVVLRDVVKTYGDHRVLNGVNLTVEPGEVVTILGPSGSGKSTLIRLINQLESLSGGDILIDDRPVGRLKGAALRQLRSRIGFVFQQFNLYAHLTAQQNITLALEYVHGWNKTDATLRAYALLEQVGLEEKAGAYPAQLSGGQQQRVAIARALASSPQIILFDEPTSALDPEMIGEVLQVMKRLAHSGITMIVVTHEMHFAREIADRVVFIDGGDILEVASPEAFFTRPQHPRTQRFLQKVLDPLHQELSR; encoded by the coding sequence ATGCTGGCCGGTTTGTTCACGCCTTCCGCAGCCCAGGCTGCGGATTTCAGCCAGTTACACCAGGCACGGGTAGTGTTACGCGATGTGGTGAAAACGTACGGCGATCACCGGGTACTCAATGGCGTCAATCTCACCGTCGAGCCTGGCGAAGTTGTGACTATTCTTGGCCCCTCAGGATCGGGAAAATCAACTCTGATTCGCCTGATCAACCAACTGGAATCCCTAAGCGGTGGCGACATTCTTATTGATGACAGGCCTGTCGGTCGGCTAAAAGGGGCCGCGCTACGACAGCTCCGCAGCCGTATAGGCTTTGTTTTCCAGCAGTTCAACCTGTATGCCCACCTGACGGCGCAGCAGAATATCACCCTCGCCCTGGAGTACGTCCACGGCTGGAATAAAACCGATGCCACACTGCGCGCCTATGCGTTGCTGGAGCAGGTCGGGCTGGAAGAGAAGGCCGGGGCTTATCCGGCACAGCTTTCCGGCGGTCAACAACAGCGGGTGGCGATCGCCCGCGCGCTGGCCTCCTCACCGCAAATCATCCTGTTTGATGAACCCACCTCCGCGCTCGATCCAGAAATGATCGGTGAGGTTTTGCAGGTGATGAAGCGCCTGGCGCACAGCGGCATTACGATGATTGTGGTAACGCACGAGATGCACTTTGCTCGCGAAATTGCCGATCGGGTCGTGTTTATCGACGGCGGCGATATTCTTGAAGTCGCGTCTCCGGAGGCCTTTTTTACCCGACCACAGCATCCGCGTACTCAGCGCTTTCTGCAAAAGGTACTGGATCCGCTGCATCAGGAGTTATCGCGATAA
- a CDS encoding monooxygenase gives MPKLLQLHFAFHGPFGQEMADQLGELAASINQEPGFLWKVWTESEQNQEAGGIYLFENEETALAYLDKHTARLKNLGVEEVIAKIFDVNIPLSKINKAKFD, from the coding sequence ATGCCTAAATTATTACAGCTTCATTTCGCATTTCATGGACCGTTTGGACAAGAAATGGCAGACCAGTTGGGAGAACTGGCGGCGTCAATTAATCAGGAGCCAGGTTTTTTATGGAAGGTGTGGACGGAAAGTGAGCAAAACCAGGAAGCGGGTGGGATCTATCTTTTCGAAAATGAAGAGACCGCGCTGGCCTATCTGGACAAGCATACCGCGCGTTTGAAAAATCTCGGCGTTGAGGAAGTGATTGCCAAAATTTTTGATGTGAATATCCCGCTAAGCAAAATCAATAAAGCAAAATTCGACTAA
- a CDS encoding FAD-NAD(P)-binding protein, which produces MKKIAIIGAGPTGVYTFFSLLKEEQPLEIAVFERGSKAGIGMPYSHSENTPMMLSNIASIEVPPLFDTWLEWLQAQEAQYLAHYGVKKEALHQRQFLPRILLGDYFRAQFLQAVSRAESRGFKVMVYESCEVTDVAADPTGVQLWTDQHAEPLHVDLAIIATGHVWPDNDESTHAFYPSPWSGLMEADVPATRVGILGTSLSGLDAAMAVAIQHGTFHETEGNQVHFSLDKASEGLEITLMSRSGILPEADFYCPIPYEPLACVTEEAITREIDAGPAGLLDRVFSLMQQELALADPKWAEQISLFSLDADSFSVALFADRMHSDPFEWAAANLKEVDANKRDKRTVAWRYTLLRLHERVQDIVAHLDEKDSKRFSSGLARVFIDNYAAIPSESIRRMLALHAAGILHILALGQDYEKEIKADRTEITTRNDRLTFDVFIDARGQKPLKTADLPFPRLRSQLLSCGDEIPEVGDDYTLQASESVRGRIAFGALPYLMHDRPFIQGLVACQEIGTAMARAVSKPATRLRRRLSLHDW; this is translated from the coding sequence ATGAAAAAAATCGCGATTATCGGGGCTGGCCCGACAGGGGTCTATACCTTTTTTTCATTGCTAAAAGAGGAGCAGCCGCTGGAGATTGCTGTCTTTGAGCGCGGGAGTAAAGCAGGAATTGGAATGCCTTACAGTCATTCTGAAAATACCCCAATGATGTTGTCAAATATTGCCAGTATCGAAGTCCCTCCTCTTTTTGACACCTGGCTTGAGTGGTTGCAAGCCCAGGAAGCACAATACCTCGCGCATTATGGCGTTAAGAAGGAAGCGCTGCACCAGCGTCAGTTTCTGCCACGCATTTTACTGGGTGATTATTTCCGCGCGCAGTTTTTGCAGGCCGTTAGCCGGGCTGAAAGTCGGGGTTTTAAGGTCATGGTGTATGAATCCTGTGAAGTCACGGATGTTGCAGCGGATCCCACGGGCGTACAACTCTGGACAGATCAGCACGCGGAACCGCTGCATGTCGACTTAGCGATCATCGCCACTGGACATGTCTGGCCGGACAATGACGAATCCACGCACGCATTTTATCCCAGCCCCTGGTCCGGCTTGATGGAGGCTGATGTACCCGCCACCCGGGTGGGTATTCTCGGAACCTCACTGAGCGGCCTGGATGCCGCAATGGCGGTGGCGATTCAGCACGGAACGTTTCACGAAACGGAGGGAAATCAGGTCCATTTCTCACTGGATAAAGCCAGTGAAGGACTGGAGATTACGCTGATGTCCCGTTCCGGCATTTTGCCGGAGGCCGATTTCTACTGCCCTATTCCCTATGAACCGCTAGCGTGCGTTACCGAGGAGGCCATTACGCGCGAAATCGATGCCGGGCCTGCTGGACTCCTTGATCGCGTTTTTTCGCTCATGCAGCAAGAACTCGCACTGGCTGACCCGAAATGGGCTGAGCAGATATCGCTCTTTTCGTTGGATGCAGATAGCTTCTCAGTGGCGTTGTTTGCTGACAGAATGCACAGCGATCCCTTCGAATGGGCAGCTGCGAATCTGAAAGAAGTCGACGCGAATAAACGTGACAAACGCACCGTTGCCTGGCGCTATACCCTGCTGCGTTTGCATGAGAGGGTGCAGGACATCGTTGCCCACCTGGATGAAAAAGATAGCAAACGGTTCAGTTCAGGACTCGCCCGCGTATTTATAGATAATTATGCGGCGATCCCGTCAGAGTCAATTCGCCGAATGCTGGCGTTGCACGCAGCCGGAATTCTGCACATCCTCGCGCTGGGACAGGATTACGAGAAGGAGATAAAAGCGGATCGTACCGAGATTACGACGCGCAATGATCGCCTGACGTTTGATGTCTTCATCGACGCGCGTGGTCAAAAACCCCTGAAGACAGCGGATTTACCGTTTCCACGATTACGCAGCCAATTACTGTCGTGTGGTGATGAAATTCCGGAGGTTGGCGATGACTATACGCTTCAGGCGTCAGAGAGTGTACGCGGACGAATAGCCTTTGGCGCATTGCCTTACCTGATGCATGATCGGCCATTTATCCAGGGGTTAGTCGCCTGCCAGGAAATTGGCACTGCGATGGCCAGGGCAGTATCGAAACCGGCGACCCGCCTGCGCAGACGTTTATCCCTTCATGACTGGTAA
- the phsC gene encoding thiosulfate reductase cytochrome B subunit → MNASQNAEQFQAQLANYVPVFSPEYWPVWLVIAGLLLVAMWLVLGLHAWLRFRAANKAAAGHGEKVYLYSRAVRLWHWSNALLFILLLASGLINHFSLVSPAVIKSLLTVHEVCGFLLLACWVGFVLINALGGNGHHYLIRPEGWMARAMKQTRFYLYGIMQGEAHPFPATPRSKFNPLQQVTYVGVMYGLLPLLLLSGLLALYPQVVGDLFPGVRYWLLQAHFALAIISLFFIFGHLYLCTTGRTPGETFRCMVDGYHRH, encoded by the coding sequence ATGAACGCGTCGCAGAATGCTGAACAGTTCCAGGCTCAACTGGCAAACTATGTGCCGGTGTTTTCCCCCGAGTATTGGCCTGTCTGGCTGGTGATTGCCGGGCTACTGCTGGTGGCAATGTGGCTGGTGCTGGGGCTGCACGCCTGGCTTCGTTTTCGCGCGGCCAACAAGGCTGCTGCCGGGCATGGTGAGAAGGTATATCTCTACTCCCGGGCGGTAAGACTGTGGCACTGGTCGAATGCATTGTTGTTTATACTCCTGCTCGCCAGTGGGCTTATCAATCACTTTTCCCTGGTCAGCCCAGCGGTGATCAAAAGCCTGCTGACGGTACATGAAGTCTGCGGATTTCTGCTGCTGGCGTGTTGGGTTGGTTTCGTTCTGATCAATGCGTTGGGTGGGAACGGACACCATTACCTTATTCGTCCCGAGGGCTGGATGGCGCGGGCGATGAAACAGACCCGTTTTTATCTCTACGGTATTATGCAGGGTGAAGCGCATCCGTTCCCGGCCACGCCGCGCTCGAAGTTTAATCCGTTACAACAGGTGACCTACGTCGGTGTGATGTACGGACTGTTGCCGCTGTTGCTGCTGAGCGGATTGTTGGCGCTTTATCCGCAGGTCGTGGGAGATCTGTTCCCTGGCGTGCGCTACTGGTTGTTACAGGCGCACTTTGCGCTGGCTATCATCAGCCTGTTCTTTATTTTTGGTCACCTCTACCTGTGCACCACAGGCCGCACGCCTGGCGAGACATTCCGCTGCATGGTCGATGGCTATCACCGGCATTAA
- a CDS encoding MBL fold metallo-hydrolase: MITLCKACGTSYDDSQRAVEGCKICEDERQYVPVSGQAWIGFDELILTHTNKWQQHTPQLFSLTTVPSFAINQRAFLLRTPVGNVLWDCIANLDPATRTLIQALGGLSAIAISHPHYYTTMQDWAKTFDAPVWLHAADRDWVMRDSPWIRLWEGEEHALLPGVTLLRLGGHFAGGTVLYQDEGEGTILTGDILQITPGADAVSFMWSYPNMLPLSAKTVAGITRRLEGVKFASLYGAFEGQNRVGDAHEIVQRAGAKYLSCLASR; this comes from the coding sequence ATGATAACGCTGTGTAAAGCCTGTGGTACCTCGTATGACGACAGTCAGAGAGCCGTCGAAGGCTGTAAAATCTGTGAAGATGAGCGGCAATATGTGCCGGTATCCGGGCAGGCATGGATCGGTTTCGATGAACTGATTCTTACTCATACCAACAAGTGGCAGCAGCATACGCCGCAACTGTTTAGTCTGACAACCGTACCTTCTTTTGCGATAAATCAACGGGCGTTTCTGCTCAGAACGCCGGTGGGAAATGTTCTCTGGGATTGCATTGCAAACCTGGATCCGGCAACCCGAACGCTTATCCAGGCATTGGGCGGATTAAGCGCCATCGCGATCTCCCATCCTCACTACTACACCACGATGCAGGACTGGGCGAAGACGTTTGACGCGCCCGTCTGGCTTCATGCCGCTGATCGTGACTGGGTTATGCGCGACAGTCCCTGGATCCGCTTGTGGGAAGGGGAAGAGCACGCGTTGCTGCCTGGCGTCACGCTATTGCGACTGGGCGGCCATTTTGCTGGTGGAACCGTTCTGTATCAGGATGAAGGGGAAGGGACTATCCTCACCGGAGATATTCTGCAGATCACCCCTGGTGCCGACGCGGTATCGTTTATGTGGAGCTATCCCAATATGTTGCCCCTGTCGGCAAAAACCGTGGCAGGCATCACGCGTCGGCTGGAAGGTGTGAAATTCGCCAGTTTGTATGGCGCGTTCGAAGGGCAGAATAGGGTCGGCGATGCCCATGAGATTGTGCAACGTGCGGGAGCAAAATATCTCTCCTGCCTGGCATCTCGTTGA
- a CDS encoding phospholipase D-like domain-containing protein, whose protein sequence is MVLLGFDVDDPEPDFVGFAIKVRPPNSHAFTYLKNRIAFDYSAVTVTGDRLFATNIAPLQRFRWIHFPWQPVTGIYHYQATKMHMDPDGRLREGITLENSIELSPVTYDGIVDIGFTRNFASSQAYRDQFNNNADIIPGQGEDGLNFKLRDDVKNNRDETVYDWLGFEAKTLIDTFIQEVSDNPELRLDIMAYDLNLPDLVKKLEAIGPRLRAVIDDSSKKEKGVLKGHGASNSSESMAAERLAAAGAKVTRTRFFNLQHHKVLIQRDKQNQAVKVLCGSTNFSFRGLYIQANNVLVFHSSGVAASFGQMFDEAFTEPKAFRHSPLSQSIQTIKHANGPTVNVSYSPHLATSLSLDPVVNAINQASSSVFYSVAFLNLMQESPVGVALSKLLTRPVFSYGTVDTAGKLQVIKPDGTLAVADFAYLAKKAPEPFRTEWAGGGGINVHHKFVVTDFNLPGAKVFTGSSNLAPSGEKDNGDHLIMIEDQKIATAYVIEAIRVFDHLQFRQRMQDAVNIQVLKLLKPTAISGQPAWFTRFYIADSQAKNDRLLFSH, encoded by the coding sequence ATGGTACTGCTGGGTTTTGATGTTGATGACCCGGAACCAGACTTTGTCGGCTTTGCCATAAAGGTGCGCCCGCCAAACAGTCACGCTTTTACCTACCTCAAAAATCGCATTGCCTTTGATTACTCCGCGGTAACGGTGACTGGCGATCGACTGTTTGCTACCAATATTGCACCGTTGCAGAGATTTCGCTGGATCCATTTTCCCTGGCAACCGGTAACAGGAATTTATCACTATCAGGCAACTAAAATGCATATGGATCCTGATGGGCGCCTACGCGAAGGAATTACTCTGGAAAACAGTATTGAACTTTCGCCGGTCACCTACGACGGTATTGTTGATATTGGTTTTACGCGCAACTTCGCGTCGTCGCAGGCATATCGTGACCAGTTTAATAATAACGCTGACATTATTCCCGGTCAGGGAGAAGATGGGCTTAATTTTAAATTGCGCGACGATGTGAAAAATAACCGGGATGAGACCGTTTATGACTGGCTGGGATTTGAAGCAAAAACGCTGATTGATACATTTATTCAGGAGGTATCAGACAATCCTGAACTCCGGCTCGATATTATGGCCTACGATCTGAATCTACCCGATCTGGTCAAAAAACTGGAGGCGATCGGCCCTCGTCTGCGCGCGGTTATTGACGACTCCTCAAAGAAAGAGAAGGGCGTCCTGAAAGGACACGGCGCAAGCAATAGCAGTGAAAGCATGGCCGCAGAGCGACTGGCTGCCGCGGGAGCAAAGGTAACACGTACCCGCTTTTTTAATCTTCAGCATCATAAGGTGCTGATCCAGCGCGATAAGCAAAATCAGGCTGTTAAAGTGCTGTGCGGTTCAACCAATTTTTCTTTCCGCGGTCTTTATATTCAGGCGAATAACGTGCTGGTTTTTCATTCCTCTGGCGTTGCCGCATCGTTCGGCCAGATGTTTGATGAGGCGTTCACCGAGCCTAAAGCGTTTCGTCACTCGCCGCTATCGCAGAGTATACAGACAATAAAACATGCTAATGGTCCGACGGTTAACGTCTCGTATTCTCCCCATCTCGCAACGTCGCTTTCGCTAGACCCGGTGGTGAACGCCATTAACCAGGCGAGTTCGTCAGTGTTCTATTCCGTTGCTTTTCTTAATCTGATGCAGGAATCGCCAGTGGGCGTTGCGCTTTCAAAACTGCTGACCCGACCCGTGTTCAGCTATGGGACAGTGGACACGGCGGGTAAATTACAGGTGATTAAACCCGACGGCACGCTGGCCGTTGCCGATTTCGCGTATCTGGCGAAAAAAGCGCCAGAGCCATTTCGCACGGAGTGGGCTGGCGGTGGAGGAATCAATGTTCATCATAAATTTGTGGTGACGGATTTTAATCTGCCAGGCGCTAAAGTGTTCACCGGTTCGAGCAATCTGGCCCCCTCGGGTGAGAAGGATAATGGTGACCACCTGATCATGATTGAAGATCAAAAGATTGCGACGGCTTACGTTATTGAAGCCATCAGGGTGTTTGATCATCTGCAATTTCGCCAGCGAATGCAGGATGCCGTCAACATTCAGGTGCTTAAACTGCTCAAACCCACTGCGATCTCGGGGCAGCCGGCCTGGTTTACCCGTTTCTATATCGCGGACAGTCAGGCGAAAAACGACCGTTTACTGTTCAGTCATTAA
- a CDS encoding YdhW family putative oxidoreductase system protein has protein sequence MSHPEDVSQPDAPDVDLDKRQWLQGRREQLTDADEQATAESPAEIMADFIRQYSANGQLVARELFLQPPYSVEEAELAPFLETIKEGLAGEDIAWVQGSQDEYYYSTQTMTANYADMCVQVVEKDICRAIAQAVRFDCQTYPRPYKVAMLEQSPYGFAPQQIEAALAAIETHPDYADIRPVASSNDVPYLFSERFMSYGKAYGLCEWLEVEQFQNP, from the coding sequence ATGAGCCATCCAGAGGATGTGAGTCAACCTGACGCGCCAGATGTGGATCTTGATAAGCGGCAGTGGTTGCAGGGGCGACGTGAGCAACTAACAGACGCTGATGAACAGGCGACGGCAGAAAGCCCTGCGGAGATCATGGCGGATTTTATCCGCCAGTATTCGGCGAATGGTCAGCTTGTCGCGCGCGAACTGTTCCTGCAACCGCCGTACTCGGTGGAAGAGGCGGAGCTCGCACCATTCCTGGAAACCATCAAAGAGGGGCTTGCCGGGGAGGATATCGCCTGGGTGCAGGGCTCTCAGGATGAATATTACTACTCAACCCAGACCATGACCGCCAACTATGCCGACATGTGCGTCCAGGTGGTGGAAAAGGATATCTGTCGGGCAATCGCACAGGCGGTGCGCTTTGACTGCCAGACATATCCGCGTCCGTATAAGGTCGCCATGCTGGAACAATCGCCTTACGGTTTCGCACCTCAGCAGATAGAAGCCGCACTGGCTGCGATTGAAACGCATCCCGACTATGCCGATATTCGCCCGGTCGCGTCGTCGAACGACGTACCGTACTTATTCAGCGAGCGCTTTATGAGTTACGGCAAAGCGTACGGTTTGTGCGAATGGCTGGAAGTTGAGCAGTTTCAGAATCCCTGA